The following are encoded together in the Myxococcales bacterium genome:
- a CDS encoding NUDIX hydrolase, which translates to MPNGAFTIIKEIARHVLRRPVVGIAAAARTADGRWLLIRRTDTGEWALPGGTLEWGECLRDAIERELAEEAGVLVTELGEVAGVYSDPSRDRRFHAVTVVVHARVTEPDRPPQNPVEVAEVRLFETANLPSHLAHGMTRMLEDAVKGVPVWE; encoded by the coding sequence ATCCCCAACGGCGCCTTCACGATCATAAAAGAAATCGCACGCCACGTGCTCCGACGCCCCGTGGTGGGCATTGCCGCCGCGGCTCGCACCGCCGATGGTCGCTGGCTGCTCATCCGCCGGACCGACACCGGCGAGTGGGCACTGCCGGGTGGCACGCTGGAGTGGGGCGAGTGCCTACGCGACGCGATCGAACGGGAGCTCGCCGAGGAGGCGGGGGTGCTCGTGACGGAGCTGGGGGAGGTCGCCGGCGTCTATTCCGACCCGAGCCGCGACCGCCGATTCCACGCGGTGACGGTCGTCGTGCACGCTCGGGTCACCGAACCCGATCGCCCCCCGCAAAACCCGGTGGAGGTCGCCGAGGTCCGGCTGTTCGAGACCGCCAATCTGCCGTCACATCTCGCCCATGGCATGACCCGCATGCTGGAGGACGCCGTCAAAGGCGTGCCGGTCTGGGAGTGA
- a CDS encoding L,D-transpeptidase: MSRCAHHPFALALAGVCFVAGCSRAEPPGAAPAPSASAGMVSAKASAAPSNSAGAPAVMVDATPGSIEDNLPFSPDGTKVASIAWRNWVYTDVGRERTRYGYLRAGQIIDVRTPPIVNDGCEGGWYRVNPRGFVCVGKGATKELENPVVVASSVRPVRGQGMPYMYALNGEVPPLLYFRLASKDEIEKVEGEGSLGRAARFREQLGSSGLSKILGEPGPPPEFVSTNRPLEKPYGVERKLHFSVHAGRATAGSGFALARVFNHEGRVWGLTTQLDIIALDRMKVVRPSAFHGVELGDGETLPAAFIESHYAQRYKLNEAGQLSASGSYTHREGVKLTGQKKTGGGNFYESRDGFYMAGEGARVITPRDSYPSFATGTRKWIDISIREQSLVAYVGTKAVYATLVSTGRGGLGDPEKVHATVRGTFMIYQKHVSATMDGEEDKSDSFALLDVPFVQYFHKGYALHGTYWHDEFGKVRSHGCVNLSPIDSAWLFEWTDPSVPSDWHAVINKDRGTVVLVRP, encoded by the coding sequence ATGTCTCGCTGCGCTCATCATCCATTCGCCCTCGCTCTTGCCGGCGTGTGTTTCGTGGCTGGCTGCAGCCGTGCCGAGCCTCCGGGCGCGGCGCCGGCCCCTTCCGCATCGGCTGGGATGGTCAGCGCCAAGGCCAGCGCCGCGCCCAGCAACAGCGCGGGCGCCCCGGCGGTGATGGTGGACGCAACGCCCGGCTCCATCGAAGACAACCTGCCGTTTTCGCCCGATGGAACCAAGGTCGCGAGCATCGCGTGGCGTAACTGGGTCTACACCGACGTGGGTAGGGAGCGCACGCGCTACGGGTACCTGCGGGCGGGCCAGATCATCGATGTCCGGACTCCGCCCATCGTGAACGACGGCTGCGAGGGCGGCTGGTATCGCGTGAACCCGCGCGGCTTCGTCTGTGTCGGCAAGGGCGCCACCAAGGAGCTCGAAAATCCGGTCGTCGTGGCGTCCAGCGTGCGGCCCGTGCGCGGCCAGGGCATGCCCTACATGTACGCGCTGAACGGCGAGGTGCCGCCGCTCCTCTACTTCCGGCTGGCCAGCAAGGACGAGATCGAAAAGGTCGAAGGGGAGGGCAGCCTCGGGCGTGCCGCGCGCTTTCGAGAGCAGCTCGGGTCGAGCGGACTCTCGAAGATCCTCGGCGAGCCCGGCCCGCCGCCGGAGTTCGTGAGCACCAATCGACCTCTCGAGAAACCCTACGGTGTCGAGCGGAAGCTCCACTTCTCCGTCCACGCAGGGCGAGCGACGGCCGGTTCGGGTTTTGCTCTTGCCCGGGTCTTCAACCACGAGGGGAGGGTGTGGGGTCTGACGACGCAGCTCGACATCATCGCGCTCGACCGCATGAAGGTCGTGCGTCCCAGCGCGTTTCACGGGGTCGAGCTGGGTGACGGCGAGACGCTGCCCGCGGCCTTCATCGAGAGTCACTACGCCCAGCGCTACAAACTCAACGAAGCGGGGCAACTCAGCGCGAGTGGCAGCTACACCCATCGTGAAGGGGTGAAGCTGACGGGGCAAAAGAAGACCGGCGGCGGCAACTTCTACGAGAGCCGCGACGGTTTCTACATGGCGGGTGAGGGCGCGCGCGTCATCACGCCCCGGGATTCTTACCCGAGCTTCGCCACCGGAACGCGGAAGTGGATCGACATCTCGATCCGCGAGCAGTCGTTGGTCGCCTACGTGGGCACCAAGGCGGTGTACGCGACCTTGGTGAGTACCGGCCGCGGCGGCCTGGGTGATCCGGAGAAGGTACACGCGACCGTGCGGGGCACCTTCATGATCTATCAAAAACACGTGAGCGCGACCATGGACGGCGAGGAAGACAAGAGCGACAGCTTCGCGCTCCTCGACGTGCCCTTCGTGCAGTACTTCCACAAGGGGTACGCGCTCCACGGCACCTACTGGCACGACGAGTTCGGCAAGGTGCGTAGCCACGGCTGTGTGAACCTGTCGCCGATCGACAGCGCTTGGCTGTTCGAGTGGACCGACCCCTCGGTGCCCTCCGACTGGCACGCGGTGATCAACAAAGACCGCGGGACGGTGGTGTTGGTGCGGCCCTAG
- a CDS encoding DUF4325 domain-containing protein: MTTRKLALELLRQQPALSAGELARAAGVSRQAAHRHLRQLVDAGALVRSGAGRGARYLTPRRSVELERECSASDAVSLYRSAVAELPPLGFIPPRARELLEHALVELVDNTLTHSGSDTVRVVVSLATDRVRLEVSDRGAGAFECVQRALGLETPFDAMLAFGKGPMTRDPDHHRGEALWFVAQTVDQFELSANGLVFRMAHRRGESGFERRATGVGTHVRAEIDLDTDRRLRDALAEVTLEHAFARTKLAVRLFSVGSRLVSRSEAQRLLAGLERLSEVVLDFSGVEWVSQSFADEVFRIWARDHPTRLYPAHMNDDVSFVVRRALMPRGPAL; this comes from the coding sequence ATGACAACCCGCAAGCTGGCGCTGGAGCTGCTGAGGCAACAGCCCGCGCTGTCCGCGGGGGAGCTGGCCCGCGCCGCGGGGGTCAGCCGCCAGGCAGCCCACCGCCACCTCCGCCAGCTGGTCGATGCTGGCGCGCTGGTGCGTTCGGGGGCGGGCCGCGGCGCTCGTTACCTGACCCCGCGCCGCAGCGTCGAGCTCGAGCGAGAGTGTTCGGCTTCGGATGCAGTCAGTCTGTACCGGAGCGCGGTTGCTGAGCTGCCGCCCCTCGGTTTCATTCCGCCCCGCGCGCGTGAGCTCCTGGAGCACGCGCTGGTCGAGCTGGTCGACAACACTCTGACCCACTCGGGAAGTGACACGGTGCGCGTGGTGGTGAGCCTGGCGACGGACCGCGTTCGGCTCGAGGTCAGCGACCGCGGAGCCGGGGCCTTCGAGTGCGTGCAGCGTGCGCTCGGTCTCGAGACCCCCTTCGACGCGATGCTGGCGTTCGGCAAGGGGCCCATGACCCGCGACCCCGATCACCACCGCGGCGAAGCGCTGTGGTTCGTGGCCCAGACGGTGGATCAGTTCGAGCTGTCGGCCAACGGCCTCGTGTTTCGCATGGCTCACCGCCGCGGCGAGTCCGGCTTCGAGCGCCGGGCTACCGGCGTCGGCACTCACGTACGAGCGGAGATCGACCTCGACACCGATCGGCGCTTGAGAGACGCGCTGGCGGAGGTGACGCTCGAGCACGCCTTCGCCCGGACGAAGCTGGCGGTGCGGCTGTTTTCCGTCGGCTCCCGTCTGGTATCGCGGAGCGAAGCGCAGAGGCTGCTCGCGGGCCTCGAGCGCTTGAGCGAGGTCGTGCTCGACTTCAGCGGCGTCGAGTGGGTGAGCCAGAGCTTTGCCGACGAGGTGTTTCGCATCTGGGCGCGCGACCACCCGACGCGGCTCTATCCCGCCCACATGAACGACGACGTGAGCTTCGTGGTGCGCCGCGCGCTGATGCCTCGGGGGCCAGCACTCTGA
- a CDS encoding acyl-CoA dehydrogenase family protein, which translates to MTTEIERGRAALLAWDADKPKNFFTWDTNLSRVLSLRLGKERFGEERPRLEQAGEAVATRLRQLAVDTNHDANLPRLERFDGLGVRHEQVVFHPSYHEAGRLIWQTGVLSDYAKPGNETLQMALLYLFAEVGESGHLCPLACTAGMIKSIQELGTDAQKQKYLPGLLERDYDRRLHASQFLTEVQGGSDVGLNAVVARAEGGGYRLYGEKWFCSVIDAQLFLMTARPEGAPAGTRGLGLFIVPRNVDGETNRFNVRRLKQKLGTRAMASGEADFLGAWAEPVGPLDRGFKNVVSIVLNTSRLYNAVCCSGAITGAYREAASFAQHRRAFGEAIASFPLVSATLAELKAEALAALAGSLRIAAAADRMAGGQASDDEKLAWRVAVNVNKYWTAVRNTNCAQRAIEILGGNGTIETFSPLVQLYRDSMVLESWEGSHNVLVQQVLKDSARYGAHLAFGKELGEALKRLSLPAEDQPLIERAQQGLAALAHGFERISAGEGDQRYGRLLVDQAAALLQVTAMLEELAAFPDDAQKRAAIAVTEDRFVKRELAPPSPIRAALVEQPGL; encoded by the coding sequence ATGACCACCGAGATCGAGCGCGGGCGTGCGGCGCTGCTCGCCTGGGACGCGGACAAACCCAAGAATTTCTTCACCTGGGACACCAACCTCTCGCGAGTGCTGTCACTCCGACTGGGGAAGGAGCGCTTCGGGGAGGAGCGACCTCGGCTGGAGCAAGCCGGTGAAGCGGTCGCCACCCGGCTCCGGCAGCTGGCCGTCGACACGAACCACGACGCAAATCTGCCGCGGCTCGAGCGCTTCGACGGGCTCGGTGTGCGACACGAGCAGGTGGTCTTTCACCCGAGCTACCACGAAGCCGGCCGCTTGATCTGGCAGACCGGCGTGCTCAGCGACTACGCCAAGCCGGGCAACGAGACGCTGCAGATGGCTCTGCTCTACCTGTTCGCTGAGGTGGGTGAATCCGGTCATCTGTGCCCGCTCGCCTGCACCGCGGGCATGATCAAGAGCATCCAAGAGCTCGGTACCGACGCGCAGAAGCAGAAGTACCTGCCGGGTCTGCTCGAGCGCGACTACGACCGCCGCCTCCACGCCTCGCAGTTCTTGACCGAGGTGCAGGGCGGCTCCGACGTCGGGCTGAACGCGGTGGTCGCTCGGGCCGAGGGCGGCGGCTACCGGTTGTATGGCGAGAAGTGGTTTTGCAGTGTGATCGACGCCCAGCTGTTCTTGATGACGGCAAGGCCCGAAGGCGCGCCGGCCGGCACACGCGGTCTCGGGTTGTTCATCGTGCCGCGGAACGTCGACGGCGAGACCAACCGCTTCAACGTGCGGCGCCTGAAGCAGAAGCTCGGGACACGCGCGATGGCCAGCGGCGAGGCGGATTTCCTCGGGGCCTGGGCCGAACCGGTGGGTCCACTCGACCGCGGCTTCAAGAACGTCGTCTCCATCGTGCTGAACACCTCGCGTCTGTACAACGCAGTGTGCTGCTCCGGTGCCATCACCGGCGCCTATCGCGAGGCGGCGAGCTTCGCCCAGCACCGTCGCGCGTTCGGCGAGGCGATCGCCAGCTTCCCGCTGGTCAGCGCGACCCTCGCGGAGCTGAAGGCGGAGGCGCTGGCAGCGCTGGCCGGCTCGCTGCGCATCGCCGCCGCCGCCGACCGTATGGCCGGCGGTCAGGCCAGCGACGACGAGAAGCTTGCCTGGCGCGTCGCCGTCAACGTGAACAAGTACTGGACCGCGGTCCGCAACACCAACTGCGCCCAGCGCGCCATCGAGATCCTGGGCGGCAACGGCACGATCGAAACCTTCTCACCACTGGTCCAGCTCTACCGCGACTCGATGGTGCTCGAGAGCTGGGAAGGCAGCCACAACGTGTTGGTACAGCAGGTCCTGAAGGACTCGGCGCGCTACGGCGCGCACCTCGCGTTCGGCAAGGAGCTCGGCGAGGCCCTGAAGCGGCTGTCACTCCCGGCAGAAGACCAGCCGCTGATCGAGCGCGCCCAGCAGGGTCTGGCGGCGCTGGCCCATGGCTTCGAGCGCATCTCCGCAGGGGAGGGTGACCAGCGCTACGGTCGCTTGCTGGTCGATCAAGCCGCCGCGCTGCTTCAGGTCACGGCGATGCTCGAGGAGCTGGCCGCGTTCCCGGACGACGCTCAGAAACGCGCTGCCATCGCGGTCACGGAGGATCGGTTCGTGAAGCGCGAGCTCGCTCCGCCAAGCCCAATCCGAGCAGCGCTGGTGGAACAGCCCGGATTGTAG
- a CDS encoding amidohydrolase: MADFPTRFDSTLDLARLPWFDRVGNELVLADESIGPTVDVHTHLALSFIVPQRVDLGREHAVTEHYLPVERRLDLDVYANRNFSPTDMKRLERDLAFGSFKSGGMRRTHTVPNLEREMRGLGVVRSVLLAIDFPVLSDNAGDWLKAAKGHDDLVVFGSVHPYRPGMEKELLRQIALGARGIKVHPAVQTVLPGDPRAMKLYGLCGKHRLPVLFHCGPVDIETRLGRRLSQVRHYFRPIEKNPDTTFVLGHSGALQLELGLEIARRYPNVYLEISSQSLSNVRKILDSADPERVMFGSDWPFYHQAIPLAKLLIASVGREELRSKVLHENAARLLGLDPKTLRAGHRPVI, translated from the coding sequence ATGGCCGACTTTCCGACCCGGTTCGACAGCACACTCGATCTGGCGCGCCTGCCTTGGTTCGACCGAGTGGGCAACGAGCTCGTGCTCGCGGACGAGAGCATCGGACCGACCGTCGACGTCCACACCCATCTGGCGCTTTCGTTCATCGTGCCTCAACGCGTGGATCTTGGACGTGAACACGCCGTGACGGAGCACTACCTTCCGGTCGAGCGCCGGCTCGATCTCGACGTGTACGCGAATCGGAACTTCTCCCCGACCGACATGAAGCGGCTGGAACGAGATCTGGCCTTCGGCAGCTTCAAATCTGGCGGCATGCGTCGGACACACACGGTGCCCAACCTCGAACGGGAGATGCGCGGGCTCGGTGTGGTGCGCTCGGTGCTTCTGGCCATCGACTTCCCGGTGCTGAGCGACAACGCTGGCGACTGGTTGAAGGCCGCGAAGGGCCATGACGACCTCGTTGTCTTCGGCTCGGTCCACCCGTACCGGCCCGGCATGGAGAAGGAGCTCCTGCGTCAGATCGCCCTCGGCGCACGCGGCATCAAGGTGCACCCGGCCGTCCAGACCGTGCTGCCCGGCGATCCGCGCGCCATGAAGCTCTACGGCTTGTGCGGCAAACATCGGCTGCCGGTGCTGTTTCACTGTGGGCCAGTCGACATCGAGACCCGACTCGGGCGGCGTTTGTCCCAGGTCCGGCACTATTTTCGCCCGATCGAGAAGAACCCGGACACGACCTTCGTGCTGGGCCATTCGGGGGCACTGCAGCTGGAGCTCGGGCTCGAGATCGCGCGGCGCTACCCCAACGTCTACCTCGAGATCTCCAGCCAATCGCTGAGCAACGTCCGGAAGATCCTCGACAGCGCCGACCCCGAGCGGGTGATGTTCGGCAGCGACTGGCCCTTCTATCACCAGGCCATTCCGCTGGCGAAGCTGCTGATCGCCAGCGTCGGGCGTGAGGAGCTCCGGTCGAAGGTGCTTCACGAGAACGCGGCGCGCCTGCTCGGCCTCGATCCGAAGACGCTTCGTGCGGGGCATCGGCCGGTGATTTAG
- a CDS encoding ABC transporter substrate-binding protein, translating to MNVRQTVGFSSRPARLAGAVLALAAVAATVTSSCNLVVDTDVAQCETSDDCFKKGPEFADSVCTKDKVCSAGGDCETNAECSARFGGAPSICRRPGKTCVQLTTPDCAEVFPADALTDDQTIVLGFIGPLSGADISSGVPAWKGVKLALNEFEQSAVGLPVKNSTERRRVAVIACDDANDQEAAASHLAKTVRAPIIFGPAFSSVTLDIATKVTIPAGSLLFSFSATSPAITDLNDKGLVWRTCPSDALQAIPMAALVTDLESEIRIEQSIPAGTPIRVAMTVLGDAYGTGLANAASALIKFNGKAANDNGDNFLRIDYKPDATDFSAELQAVTSMNPHIVLLVGTTETVTELFGVLKDDGNALKRYYAISDGGKIQQLLDSVSSNATLRQRVFGTAPGRTTAQYQAFKSRFKAFYANEDPLTYAEHAYDAAYLAAYALVATSDVPATGAAANLGLARTVGGVAIPAGPNQLNTAFSALLNQDGAIDYDGVSGPPDFDVNKGEAPADVDVWCINAANKFASSGQFYNSATNKVEGSRVNCN from the coding sequence ATGAACGTCCGGCAGACAGTGGGGTTTTCGTCGCGGCCCGCGCGGCTGGCCGGGGCGGTGTTGGCGCTGGCCGCCGTCGCGGCGACCGTCACGAGCTCGTGCAACCTGGTGGTCGATACCGACGTTGCCCAGTGCGAGACCAGCGACGACTGCTTCAAGAAAGGCCCCGAGTTTGCCGACTCGGTCTGCACCAAGGACAAGGTCTGCTCCGCCGGGGGTGACTGCGAGACCAACGCCGAGTGCAGCGCTCGCTTCGGCGGCGCGCCCTCCATCTGTAGGCGCCCGGGGAAGACCTGCGTGCAGCTCACCACGCCAGACTGCGCGGAGGTCTTTCCGGCGGACGCCCTCACCGACGACCAGACCATCGTGCTCGGGTTCATCGGTCCGTTGAGCGGGGCGGACATCTCGAGCGGTGTGCCGGCGTGGAAGGGTGTGAAGCTCGCGCTGAACGAGTTCGAGCAGAGCGCGGTCGGCCTGCCCGTCAAGAACAGCACCGAGCGGCGGCGAGTCGCCGTCATCGCTTGCGACGATGCCAACGATCAGGAAGCCGCCGCCTCGCATCTGGCGAAGACAGTCCGGGCGCCCATCATCTTCGGGCCGGCGTTCAGCAGTGTCACCCTCGACATCGCGACCAAGGTCACGATCCCGGCGGGCTCGCTGCTGTTTTCGTTTTCGGCCACGAGCCCTGCCATCACCGATCTGAACGACAAGGGTCTGGTCTGGCGCACCTGCCCGTCGGACGCCCTTCAGGCCATTCCAATGGCAGCACTGGTCACAGATCTCGAGTCCGAGATCCGGATTGAGCAGAGCATTCCGGCGGGGACCCCCATTCGTGTGGCCATGACCGTGCTCGGGGACGCCTACGGCACGGGGCTCGCCAACGCTGCCAGCGCGCTGATCAAGTTCAACGGAAAGGCCGCCAACGATAACGGCGACAACTTCCTGCGCATCGACTACAAACCCGACGCCACGGATTTTTCGGCCGAGTTGCAGGCGGTGACGAGCATGAACCCGCACATCGTGCTGCTGGTCGGCACGACAGAGACGGTCACCGAGTTGTTTGGGGTGCTCAAGGACGACGGCAACGCGCTGAAGCGCTACTACGCGATCAGTGACGGCGGGAAGATCCAGCAACTGCTCGACTCGGTCTCGAGCAACGCGACGCTGAGACAGCGTGTTTTTGGCACTGCGCCGGGTCGAACGACGGCCCAGTACCAGGCGTTCAAGAGTCGCTTCAAGGCGTTCTACGCCAACGAAGATCCCCTGACCTACGCGGAGCACGCCTACGACGCCGCCTACCTCGCTGCGTATGCGCTGGTCGCGACCAGCGATGTGCCGGCGACCGGCGCAGCGGCGAACCTGGGACTCGCTCGCACCGTCGGCGGGGTGGCGATCCCCGCCGGTCCGAACCAGCTGAACACCGCCTTCAGTGCGCTGCTCAATCAGGATGGAGCCATCGACTACGACGGTGTGTCCGGCCCTCCGGATTTCGACGTGAACAAGGGTGAGGCTCCGGCGGACGTCGACGTCTGGTGCATCAACGCGGCGAACAAGTTTGCGTCGAGCGGGCAGTTTTACAATTCGGCCACCAACAAGGTCGAAGGTTCGCGGGTCAACTGCAACTGA
- a CDS encoding PEGA domain-containing protein gives MEVTRSLSRLAALFVACAVLFSPTPSFADGSKADDQAEARTRYKKGLDLYEEGAFDAALTELQRAYDLAPSYKILYNISLVYLQINDHAGALRSFKKYLADGGKKVDQKRRAEIDKEIAKLQTRVASVDVKVNVDGAQVSLDDLEVGETPLDQPLTVNAGKRKISVSKSGYATVNKVVVVAGGDKSSLTLELRQGSSPATPQTGGVTKPRPSTPEKKRPEADSGREIPWLWWGVTGGLATGTAVFGVLALGAQNDLDAKKKHPASKQSLDDSASKTRTLAIVTDVFLVGTLAVGGYASYLTFIKSPDDPKHDKSATNVVVGVGPGSVSVAGTF, from the coding sequence ATGGAAGTGACCCGCTCGCTCTCGCGTCTCGCCGCGTTGTTCGTGGCCTGTGCAGTGTTGTTCTCCCCGACTCCGAGCTTCGCCGACGGAAGCAAGGCGGACGACCAAGCGGAGGCCCGCACTCGCTACAAGAAGGGCCTCGATCTCTACGAGGAGGGCGCCTTCGACGCAGCGCTGACAGAGCTTCAGCGCGCCTACGATTTGGCGCCTTCGTACAAGATCCTCTACAACATCTCGTTGGTCTATCTGCAGATCAACGATCACGCCGGTGCGCTTCGTTCATTCAAGAAGTACCTGGCGGACGGCGGCAAAAAGGTCGATCAAAAACGCCGAGCGGAGATCGACAAGGAGATCGCCAAGCTCCAGACCCGCGTCGCCAGCGTCGACGTCAAGGTCAACGTCGATGGTGCGCAGGTCAGCCTGGACGACCTCGAGGTCGGCGAGACCCCGCTGGACCAGCCACTGACCGTCAACGCGGGCAAGCGCAAGATCAGTGTGTCCAAGAGTGGGTACGCAACGGTGAACAAGGTCGTGGTGGTTGCCGGTGGTGACAAGAGCTCGCTCACGCTGGAGCTGCGCCAAGGCTCGAGCCCCGCCACGCCGCAAACAGGGGGCGTCACCAAACCGAGACCGAGCACTCCGGAGAAGAAGCGGCCGGAGGCCGATTCCGGGCGCGAGATCCCCTGGCTCTGGTGGGGTGTGACTGGAGGCCTGGCGACCGGGACGGCGGTCTTTGGTGTGCTCGCCCTGGGCGCCCAGAATGATCTCGACGCGAAGAAGAAACACCCAGCCAGCAAACAATCGCTGGACGACTCTGCATCCAAGACCCGGACGCTGGCCATCGTGACCGACGTGTTCTTGGTCGGCACGCTGGCCGTCGGCGGTTACGCCTCCTACCTGACCTTCATCAAGTCGCCGGACGACCCCAAACACGACAAGTCCGCGACGAACGTGGTCGTGGGTGTGGGTCCAGGCAGTGTCAGCGTGGCCGGCACGTTCTGA
- a CDS encoding protein kinase gives MAEVFLAAAAGPAGFNKLLVVKLMKPELLEEPEHKAMFLDEGKLAARLNHPNIVQTHEVQIEGDHYFMAMEYLDGQPLHRILRRAHKTQTYLPLHWHLHFLCEVLSGLEYAHELKDYDGTPLKLVHRDVTPHNVFVTYTGQTKLCDFGIAKSMVSSVETRAGILRGKVAYMPPEQVLGAKVDHRADLFSVGVMLWEAITGTRIWDGYAEIQIMQALSQGEIPKVSSVDPKVDPELEQVVNRALAARPEDRYQTAHEFRAALENFLFSHTARVDPRALGDWIGKQFEKERAGLQSVIQDQLTGRREAPTNFDSLPPAHVLNSDSNPSRSARAQYLGSAPSGVGTSGGAMQLGSHTIPSVEVQAPRPRRTYAAAIGVAAALSVFLVVAGSVLAIRIANRPEPQSPDVEPVKPVAATDPGANTRAPTTAPTATGASAQVRLRVVIEPESAKLTLDGVPVTARPYAADHPKSSDDHELKVEAPGYETENRVIRFDRNLELQIALKKLSGKGPRGPVIAAPPPKPDEPEIKLKKKPPSTQLDPDDPWK, from the coding sequence ATGGCGGAGGTGTTTCTGGCGGCCGCGGCCGGCCCGGCGGGTTTCAACAAACTCCTGGTCGTCAAGCTGATGAAGCCGGAGTTGCTCGAGGAGCCCGAGCACAAAGCGATGTTCCTCGACGAAGGCAAGCTCGCCGCTCGCCTCAATCACCCGAACATCGTCCAGACCCACGAGGTGCAGATCGAGGGTGACCACTACTTCATGGCCATGGAGTATCTCGACGGGCAGCCGCTCCACCGCATTCTCCGCCGCGCCCACAAGACCCAGACCTACTTGCCGCTGCACTGGCACCTCCACTTCCTGTGTGAGGTGCTCTCCGGCCTCGAATACGCGCACGAGCTCAAGGACTACGACGGCACGCCCCTCAAGCTCGTGCACCGCGACGTCACTCCGCACAACGTCTTCGTCACCTATACCGGTCAGACCAAGCTATGCGATTTCGGCATCGCCAAGAGCATGGTCTCGTCGGTCGAGACCCGCGCCGGCATCCTGCGAGGTAAGGTCGCCTACATGCCACCCGAGCAGGTGCTCGGCGCCAAGGTCGACCACCGCGCCGATCTGTTCTCCGTGGGGGTCATGCTCTGGGAGGCCATCACGGGCACGCGGATCTGGGACGGCTACGCCGAGATCCAGATCATGCAGGCGCTGAGCCAGGGCGAGATCCCCAAAGTATCCAGCGTGGATCCCAAGGTCGATCCGGAGCTCGAGCAGGTCGTGAACCGAGCGTTGGCGGCGCGCCCGGAAGATCGCTACCAAACCGCCCACGAGTTTCGCGCGGCCCTGGAGAACTTCCTGTTCAGCCACACCGCCCGAGTCGATCCGCGCGCGCTCGGCGACTGGATCGGGAAACAGTTCGAGAAAGAGCGCGCCGGACTCCAGTCCGTGATCCAAGATCAACTGACGGGTCGCCGCGAAGCACCAACGAACTTCGACTCGTTGCCCCCCGCACACGTGCTCAACAGCGACTCGAACCCCTCGCGTTCCGCCAGAGCGCAGTACCTCGGGTCCGCGCCATCGGGCGTGGGCACCTCGGGCGGCGCGATGCAGCTCGGAAGCCACACCATCCCCTCGGTGGAGGTCCAGGCCCCGCGACCCCGGCGGACCTACGCCGCGGCCATCGGCGTCGCGGCGGCACTGTCGGTGTTTCTGGTCGTTGCCGGCTCGGTGCTCGCCATTCGCATTGCCAACCGACCCGAACCCCAGAGCCCGGATGTGGAGCCGGTGAAGCCTGTCGCCGCGACCGACCCCGGCGCCAACACTCGGGCGCCGACCACGGCGCCGACGGCCACCGGAGCGTCCGCCCAGGTCCGCCTGCGGGTGGTGATCGAGCCGGAGTCCGCAAAACTCACCCTCGACGGTGTGCCGGTGACGGCTCGGCCGTACGCCGCGGATCATCCGAAGAGCAGCGACGACCACGAGCTCAAGGTCGAGGCACCGGGATATGAGACGGAGAACCGGGTGATCCGCTTCGATCGCAACCTCGAGCTGCAGATCGCCCTGAAGAAGCTCTCCGGCAAGGGACCCCGTGGGCCAGTCATCGCGGCGCCACCGCCCAAGCCGGACGAGCCGGAGATCAAGCTCAAGAAGAAGCCGCCGTCGACTCAGCTCGATCCGGACGACCCATGGAAGTGA